The genome window GTTTCTAGCTGAGCTTGCGCGACTGCGGGCCAATTTTTGCCGGCTTTCCCCTTCGCCACACGCATGACATTTAATGCTGGAGACCACAGCCCGCTTTTTGCCAGTCGCAGCCCATTTTTGTAAGTCTCGTCATTGAAAGCAATTTCTTCTAAAGAAATCGCCGTTAACTGAACGGGGTTCGGCAAAAATTTGCGCGGGCTAATTTGATAAAGGGTAAATTGGGGCTCTAAACCAACTGTTTGGTCGATCGCCAACTGCGGGTTTTCGCCCTTAACAATTTGCTGCCAATTCGGCGGTTGTCCGGCCGCACTCGCCCAATCCAACAGCGACATTAAATGATTTTGGCTGGGGTTGTAGCGAACGACTTGTCCGTAGGGAATTTTCTTGTCGCCCCGCACCAGTTTACCGCTGACATTAAACCAAATGCCCGAAGCGGGGGGCTTTCCGTCAAAGCGGCGCAGTTCTGTTAGGGGTAACGACTGATTCGAGGCTTGATTGTCAGATGTAGAGTCAGCTAAAGAAGCAATGACAAAAGATTCCGCAGGGCCTTCTAAATTCACAGAACTTGCTAGCTGAAAATACTGCTCTTTATCGGAACTGCGATCGGGAAGTTGAACCCGCTTGTACACCCGAAGTTCGACAATTTGACGGCAAGGATTTTTGCAAACAGTAGAAGCCTTAACAGTTCTTTCTACCATCACCGGCAATAGCAAATCGGAAATAGAATTATCGCGGGCTCGATCGACGGGAAGCGGCAGGGGTTCTCCGGTTACGAATCCCAATTTGCGGATGCTGGCTTTGATTTGATCGAGAGTTTGGATCGAATCTCTGCTACCTGTAGGCAGGCGCGACCATTCGGGCACAAACTGAGAAATCAACTTGTTGCCATTGGGATCGACAATTAGCTGATAACTCAGCCAAGCGCCGCCTCCCATCAAAGCTGCACAGCCACCCAAGATGCTGAGGGCTGTCAAATTAGCTATCAGTCTTTTCCAGGGATATCTGGCGCGAGTTCGGGGAGTAGGTATTGGAATCTGGGACTCTTGAAGATTTTTGGGGCGTCGGGTTTGGCGACGGCGCCTTGTCGGAGGAGGAGCAACTTTGCGATTTTCTGGGGGTTTGGCTCGATTTTTTGAGGGGTTAATTTTGTGTTCCATCATGCCATTTTAGAATTTAGATTTTAGAATTTAGAGTTTAAAATTGCAATAGCCGATCGTACTGCCGACCTATGATATCCCAAGTGTATTGGCTTTCAACGAGCGATCGAGCGCTGGCAGAGAGCTCCTGTCTTAGCTGCTGATTTTCAAACAAACTGGTAATCGCCTCAACATACTCCTGAACTTTGTTCGCCCGCAAGGCCCTTATCAGTTGCGGGCCGCCATCGACGGCTAAACCCTCCAAACCTCGATCGCTAGCAACGACGGGGGTTCCCGCAGCCATCGCCTCCAAAGTTTTATTTTTAATTCCAAAACCAATCCGCATCGGCACCACACACACAGCAGCTTGATGCAAATATTCTGCCACCCTTTGCACCCGACCTACTACTTGAATTCCGGGGAGTTTCCCCAAGGCGAGCACTTCCGGGACTGGCGAAGCCCCTACTAAGGTGAGGGTAGCATCGGGATAGCGCTGCTGCAAAGGCGGCAGTATTTGCAAACTGAGAAACCGCGCCGCGTCAATATTGGGCAAATTGTTCATTGCGCCTGCAAAAATTAAGGTGTGTCCTCCCGGATCGATCGACCGGTACGGAAATGCGGCCAAATCCACGCCGTTAGGAATTACATCAATGGGAGGTACAAAAAAATCTTGTTTTCCTCGCACCCGAACCGGAGACAACAGCAATTCTAGGAGTTGCTCTCTGTCTGTGGATGTTGTCGCAACAATGCGGGAGAATTTGGAACAGTAGCGTTTTTCGTAGCGGGCGAGTAGCGGTAAATTTAGTCGATCGCGCAGGGGTTTTTCCGAGGTACCGGTTGCTAGCATTTCCCTGCAAGTTCCCCAAACGGAACTGTGAATGTTTGCCACTGTCAGCAGTTTTTGCCGCCATTCTGGACGCACGTAAATCTCGTTAACGCTGTGCTCGCAGGTGACAGCATCGCATTTGCCTGCTGTTACCAATTCGTCTGCCCAATTCTGCATTGCTTGGGAGTAGCTTGAGAGTACGTTCGGAGGCGTCCCGGACAACAAAAATCGACCGAATCTGTGGAATTTTCCTATTATTTCAGAGAACCCCCCCTCAGTCCCCCCCTTATTAAGGGGGGGAGGCAAGAAGCCCTCCTCAAGCCCCTGGTGCAGAGTTAGCCCCCCCTTGACAAGGGGGGGTAATTGCGGGTTGGGAAAAACTGCCAATTCTGCAACTTGCTGGCGCAATGTGTCGATTTGTGCATCGGTGACATCGGGCGATCTTACAGTGCCGAGAATTACATGATGCCGCCGGCTCAAGTATTGTAATAAATTAAACGTCCTTACCTGAGTTCCTCCGCGACTTGGCGGATAGGGAAAAGTCGAGGAAAGCATCAAAATCTTCATGGGATGTGGGATAAATAAAGTTGCCGCTTGCGCGATAAAATTGATTGATAAAATCTTTTTAACAATCTTCGCACCTATGGACGAATTATCTGTTAAGGCGCTGCTCGAAGACCTGAAAAAGCCCGACGAAAGTGTGCGCGATCGGGCAACTACAGAACTCTGGCGCACTTGGTTTAACCAGAAGGGTGACTATGGGATGCAAATTCTCAGGCGATCGCAAGTTTTACTAGATGCCGGCGATGTTAGCCGCGCCTTGGATTTGCTGACGAAACTGATTGCGGAAGCGCCGGATTTTGCGGAAGCTTGGAACCGACGCGCCGTACTTCACTATACCCAAGGAAATTATAAAAAGTCGATCGACGACTGCAAAATCGTCCTCAAACTGAACCCGGTGCATTTTGGGGCGTTGCACGGTCTGGGCTTGTGCTACGCTGCCTTGGGAGAATACATAAATGCTATTCAAGCTTTTCGCCGCGCTTTGGAAATTCAACCGTTTGCTTTGGTAAATCAAAAGTTAATTCTCGAATGTACGGCTCGTTTGAGTTAAAAAAGGAAGTTCGGCAACGAGCAATGTACGGGATGTAACGGATGGAAGAAGTAAGAAGGAGGAAGTAATAAGGCTTTAGTTATCGTCGCGAGAGAAGGCTTTAGTTATCGTCGCGAGATCTTAAAAATACAATAAAATCAATGATTGTCTTCATTTGTCCGCAATCTAAAATCCCAAGTTCAAAATCTAAAATAGTCTAAGTTAGTGCCAAAAATTAGCGTTTGCATTCCTACTTGCAATCGAGTGCATCTGCTGGCTTGTGCGATCGCCAGCGTGTTAGATCAAAGTTATACAGACTTTGAATTAATTGTCTGCGATGACGGTTCTACTGACAGCACTCCTCTGTTGATGTCGGAATTTGTCGATCGCGGGATTCGCTACATTCGCCACCCGCAGAATATCGGCAAGAGTAATAATATGCGATCGGGCTTTGCGGCAGCAAAGGGCGAATATTTTATCAAGTTTGACGATGACGATCGCCTGAGCGCGCAATTTCTAGAGCGGACATCTGCTATTTTAGATAAAGACCCCAGCATCGATTTTGTCAGTACAGATCACTGGGTGATCGACATTAACAATTATATTGACGAAAACCAGACAAAACTCAATTCGCAGCGGTGGGGGCGCACCGAGTTGTCGGCTGGAATTATTGAAGATTTGCTATCTGCAGTGTTTCTCAGACAAAGTTTGCAAATAGGGGCGACTTTGTTTCGGCGCCGGGCCCTGGAAGAAGTCGGATTTCTGCGGCCGAATTTGCAAAATTGCGAAGATAACGATTTGTTTGTGAGACTTGCGATTGCGGACAAAAAATGCTATTACTTGCCGGAGCTGTTGATGGAGTATCGAGTTCATGCAGGACAGCAAGGAGTCGATCGGGCAATTCCGTATTTGAGCGATAAATTGCGCTATTTACTCGGCTACGAATTTGATTCCGAGAAGTTGGAAACATTCAGGCTCAAAAGGATTGCAGAAACTCAATTAGCGCTAGGTTTGCGACTGATTGAGGTGGGTGAAACTGCAAAAGGGCGCCTGATGGTGCGGGCAGGAAAGTCTGTTTCTCCGGCGAAAATGTGGGCGGGTTTGGGATTGTCGTTGCTGCCCGTGGAGTGGCGGAGGAGGGCGTTTGAGTTTGTGCGGGGGTTGTTAAAACGGGAGTTGTGAATGCGGAGGATTTCGACAGCATACCGGGCGGTTTCAACTGCGTCTATACACACAAAACCCGCAAGGCAAGGGTTGAATAGTCGGCGGTATAAATCACATTTATACTCACATCTTGCACCATTCTCGCTTAACAGGCTTTCCGGCCTGTGAAGCGAGAAAATTCACTCTTTGTGGAACAGGCCGGAAAGCCTGTTCATAAAAGGCTTATTGAGAATGGTGCAACATCTCAGTTTATACAGACAAAACCCACCGACACAGGTTTGAATTATTGATTTTCTTCTGTCAGCGCAGGCGGACGAGAGGCAAGTGTAGGCGATGTTTTAAGCGCCGAGTCTTCAGGCGTGTCGGTTTACAACCAGAAATTATCCGATTGATATAGCGGGTAGCCACGGAATATCTGTAACGCCTGGGTCGTAGCCAAGTTGTTTGAGGAGTGTGGTAATTTGCCCTCTATGGTGAGTTTGATGATTGAACATATGTGTCACCAAAACCCAAGTCGGTAGCACGCGGCATTTACCATCTACATTGCTGGTGTACTCAAACGGTTGACTCAACCAGTCAGAATTCAGGTGTCTAGACCATTCTATAATTTGCCGATCCGTTGTCTCCCGTTCGGCTCTCAAAGCCTCAAATTCAGCATACAGTTCTTGCCCGATAGCGGTGACATAAAATGGGTGAAGAGTGAAACGCCCCATCCATGCTTTGTCACCATACAGTAAGTGATTCAAAGTCCCATGAATCGACTTGAAAAAGGCACCCATATCCTGTTTGCGCTGTTCGTCAGGAATTGCCGAGCATACAGAATATATCTTTTGGTTCATCCAGCAATTGTACTCGGCCATTAGCTGGTAGTAGCTACCGTCGTACATACTCAAAACTTAACTACATAGTTTAAACAACTTACATTATACAAATAGGTCTTTCACAATACTCCTGACTCTAATTGGTCTAGATAAATAAACTCAGGAGCTTTAACTCCGGCTTCTTCTCTAATTTTAACCAGTCTAGGCGACTCAAAAAACGCCCTAGCATCTGCGATTGATGTCCACGCGGAGAAATGAACTATTTTATTGGGTTCATTTTCATACTTCAAGACTTGATAGGAGCGCTCTCCAGCTTCTTTTCGGATGCTTTCAGCACGATCGAATACCTGTTTCCAAGCTTCATAATTTTCTACTTCATGAATAATTAAGACATACTGCATAGCAATAAAGTTTATTGGAACTTTAAGTTTGTGATGCTGCGAATTATAACAGACGATCGCACATTTTTTTCCATAAATTGCGATCGCCCCACGTCCAAAATGCAAACCTGTCATCAATGGAAGCGATTGCTTCCCTTCAGTCGCAATGAGATACTTATGTATCAGGACTTACGTAACAAGTGGTTGGACGCGCAAATTATAGCGGTAAGACTCCACGCACAACGCACCCTACATCCTACATATAGAGGTTATGCGTCCAGGACTGTAAAGTAGTAAATAGTGCCTGATGTAAATAAGTGTTTCCTAAATATCGTGTCTATATTTGCTGAAATTCCGACTGTGTGGTTGCAAATTTCCCTCGTGGGAGTCTGGTTGGGTGTGATTTTACTGGTAGCTGAGGGCTTAAATCGCTTTACTTCCGTCGATGCTGAGGTATCGCGGAAGGTTGTTCACATCGGTACTGGAAATGTGATTTTGCTGGCTTGGTGGCTGGAAATACCCGGTTGGGTGGGGATTTCGGCGGGGGTTTTAGCAGGTGCGATCGCCCTAATTTCTTACCAAGTTCCGATTTTGCCCAGTCTTAACAGTATCAATCGGCACAGTTGGGGAACTTTTTTCTATGCTGTTAGTATCAGCGTTCTCGTGGCTTGGTTTTGGCCGCTGCAACATCAGGAATACGCTGCTTTGGGCATTTTAGTCATGACTTGGGGCGACGGATTGGCTGCTGTCATCGGCCAGAAATACGGGAAACATATTTATCGAGTTTGGGGAATGAAGAAGAGTTGGGAAGGTTCTGCAACTATGTATTTGGTAAGTTTTGCTGTTAGCAGTTTGATTTTGCTGGCGGTTCAAGGCGCAGTTTGGCAAACTTGGGCTGTGTCGGCTGTTGTAGCTTTGGTTGCTGCTACTTTGGAGTCGGTTTCCAAGGTGGGAATTGACAATCTGACTGTGCCGATCTGCAGTGGGGCGATCGCCTTTTTCCTAAATCAATTTTTGATAATTGGTAATGTGTAATCTGAACTTCCCCCCACGGGGGCGTGGCTGGATACAGGTATGAATTCAAGATTTCGCTGCTATAAGCCAAGTATGGTGAGTTTTGTAACTTCCGATAAAAGTTGATTCATACCGTTAATCAGCAACGCCAATTATCAATGGTCTAAGTCCCGTTACAGCAGCCGGCGCGCTTGTAAAATTTGTTGTTCCCATTGCTCGAAAGCGGGGATTTTTGAGCGATCGTCTGTTAGAAACATCGCCCTTATTTGCTCCATCAGCTCGATCGCCAGCGGTACGCCAAGCTGCAATTGTTCCAACACATCCCGCTGAGCAAAAACGGTTTCCGGTGTTCCTTCTAAAATCAATTTTCCTCGATCCATTACAAACACCCAATCAGCCCAGCGGTAGATGAAATCGAGGTCGTGACTTGCTAAAAGGATGGTGGTTCCGGCGCTGTGAATTTGTTGAAGTAAACCGATCAGTTGTCGGGTGTGACGCGGATCGAGATAGGCGGTAGGTTCATCTAACAGCAGCAGTTTGGGCTTGAGAACCATGATATCGGCGATGGAAACCCGCTTTTTCTGGCCCAAACTGAGATTGTGAATTGGTTCGCGGGCGAGTTCGCTTAGATCGAATTGCTCGATCGCCTGCTGTACCTGTTGAGCAATTTCGGATTCTCTTAAGCCTAAATTGTACAATCCATAGGAAATATCTTCTTCTACCGTCGAAGCTACTAATTGATGTTCGGGATTTTGAAAGACGAGTCCGATTTGTTGGCGCAGTTGCATCAAAGATTTGCGATCGTAGCGAAAGGGTTCACCTTGCCAGCTAATGATTCCCTGTTGCGGTTGATATAAGCCATTTGCTAACAGAAAAAAGGTAGTTTTGCCGCAGCCATTTTGACCGATCAGCCCGCACCGTTTCCCAGCGGGAACTTTGAGATTTAAACCCTGAATTGCCACTCGCGAACCGCAGGGATAGGAGTAGGAAGTGGCAGCGAATTCGAGAATCCATTCAGACATATTCGTTATTTTTGATTTTTTATAGCCTTGTTCCCAGGCTCTGCCTGGGAATAAATACCCGGAGGCTATGCCTCCAATTACCGATTACCGATTTCCATTGTATTTGTGTCAGCCTCGATCGGATTTTGACAACTGCCAAAGTTGCATTTCATAACAGAGATGTTGCTCAAAAATTTGACTTGCCTCCAATCCTTCAACCACGAGCTTCTTGAACCAGCGACGAAATATCCAGCGCAGGAATTTGTGGACGGGGGGAACTGCGATCGCAATCAAATCCGCAACATAAATCATTGTATTTAGTCCATAGCGGCGGAAAGTATCGACATACAAATCGATTGTCGGTACAATATGAGCGGAAATGTCCTCAGTTTTTACTAAAGTGAATCCAGCCTGCTTTAATGCTGCATGAAGTTCCGTAACAACATGACAATTAGAGAACATTCCCTCTTGATAATTAGCATCAGATCGCAGCATATCTGCCAGCACAATGTAACCGCCCTGATTGAGGATTTTGGCGGCACCGTTAGCAATATCAACAGCCGACATATACTGGCTACTTTCGCTAAAGAGAATAAGATCGTAGAAACGGGTTGCTTTGAAGTCTTCAAACCTCGTGAGGTGGAAGATTGCCCGATCGCCCGTACACTTGAGAAAGCGCTGTTGTTGGAACGGATCGGGTGCGAGCCCTTCGACTGCAAAACCTCGATCGAGCAAATAAGCCGCATTTCCGCCAATCCCGCAGCCCACATCCAGTATCGTATGAGTGCCTTTGGGGATTGCATCCAACAGTTTTACAGTATAAGCTTGCTGAGCGACGCGCAATCGCGCGATCGTGAGTTCGTCAGCGGGCACGGGTAGGGTTTCCCAATAGCCGTAGTGAAGGTAGGGCGAATCTGTCAGCCCCAAATAGTAATTAAGCGCTGCATTTTGGTAGCGAGTTACCTTGGAAATTTCGATTGATTTTGGCTGCGGCATTCGGAAAATTTAGTAAGTTTTAGGATTTAGGGCAGAGTTGAAATTCTTCCCAGCGCTTGCATACTTGTTCATAGCACTCAACAGGAGAAATTGCCAACTTTTGCAACAAATTGATATCAATCTGACCGTTGGCGATCGACAAAAATATAATTGCTGCCTTGGGTTCGTAGCCAGCAATGATTTGCAGCAAATTGGAAACAATATTTTCCTCTATTTCTAGTTGCTGCAAATAAACGGTTGCCTCCAAGTCGGAAATAAATTGCAGATCGTACTTTATAGTATCTACGCTCCAATTCACATAGCCATTAATCGGAGTATTGATTTTGCAAGCAACCAAGCCTCGTCCTCTATGCAAAAAACCATTCCAAGCAGTATGTCCGATCGGCAAAATATTCTGATGAATAAACAAGTTTTGCCAGTAGCCAAAACTACCCTGCCAAACACTATCTTCAACTCGCATTTCTTTTCATTTCCATTAAAATAAGATACCCTTCAGAACCCAGCTCAAATTACATCAGCGTTCATCTGTGTTTATCTGCTGACATCTGCGGTAAAAAAAACCCAATCCAATAATTTTAAAAATAATAAACTCACCATCATCCATACCTCGCAGATGAAAAACATGATTGCAAACAAATCGGCGGGCATCCTGACTCAGAGATGCAATTATCTCATTACAGTTGCGGGACAGCGCCGGATTCGCACCGAACTTTCCCCCTTGCGTCTGATGGCTGTTCTCCATCAGAGCCGATCGATATACGGGAATATTACCACTATTTGGAACATTTGACAAAAAACCGTCCGTCTATTCACCAAACTCAATATTTTCATACAAATCGGCCAGCGAAATTTCCACAGCAACAGATGTTAAACTGAGCCGATCGCCCATACAGCTATATTCCGAAAAAATCCACTTATTGGTATCAGTTTTAGAATATTGCTCCACCCGCAGCCGATATTGGTCGATTAATAAATACTCCTGAAAACTAGGAATACTGCGATAAGCAGCAAACTTTTCATCGCGGTCATAAGCTTTAGTACCTTTAGACAGCACCTCAGCAATTAGCAGCGGATTGGTAATTGTATCCGTCCGTCCAGATTGCAGCTCGATCGGGCGCGCTACCACCATCACATCCGGGTAAGTATAATTATTAAGCTGGGGAATCCACAGCCGCTGCTCCGAACTAAAAGTCCGATATGGTTTCCCTTTTAACGCCAGTTTCAGCGCAACAACTAAATTAGTGGTAATTTCATTGTGATTCGGTGTGCCACCAGCCATCAGAACAATCTCCCCATTGATAAATTCATGCCGATCCAGAGAATTGATTTCCAATTCTAGATATTCCTGGGCCGTGTAGGTTTTGGTTTCAACTGGCGCGATCATATACAACGCTCTCCTTTAATCTACTTATTTTAGTTTATAGCCTTTCTCAGTAAGATGAGGTACACGCTCGATAAGCGGGGATAGGGATAGGGCATAGACCTCCGCGGGCACAGGGCATACCTCACTAAGATTGAGAACTGCTATATCTTTAAAATTCTGCTAATTCAACAGAAAAGGAGAATTTAATCATGCTAAGAAACAGGCTTTCCGGCCCGTTCCGCGAAGAGTGCATTTTCTTGTGGGGCGGGCAGGATGCCAACCCCTGGAAGGCTGATTGAGAACGTGCAAGATGTGAGTGCGATCGCACTTAACAAACTTACCGCAGCGGGACAAAGTTATAGCCAGTGCTTCCTCCTTGTTTAACTTGCACTAAAATCGGCTTACCGGCCCGATCGCCCGTGGACAAAAACTTCACATCCTCGCTCGATCCTGCTGCCGAAAAATTCGGATTTCTGAGTGCTTGTTGCAATCCGAACCGCGTATTGCTTTGTCGCAAGCCAGCGATGACAGCTTGAGTCGCGTCAAAACTCGTTGCTGTTCGCCAATTTACTACTCCTCCCCAGCGCTGACTGGCATTTTTAGGAAATGGATTGTTGGGATTAGTTTCAGGATGCCAGGGAACGGGCAAAACAAGCCCATCAACGTCCTTTTGCCCGTCTTTTAAAGTTTCAAAGGTGTAAAGAGTTGAACTGCTGTAAAGCGCCAATTTGCCTTGATTTGCACGGGCTAGATCGATCGCGCGATCGATGCGATCTACGTGGGATGCTAGCATCAATCCTTGTGCACCTTGGCTAACAGCATCCGCGATCACAGTGTTAGGATTAAATGTCGGCGCTGACAAGTCGCAGACAATAGGAACTAATCTGCCACCTGATGCTAAAAGAGAGGCAATAAATTCATCCTTAAACGAAGCTTTACCAGCAGCTTGAGAGTCGTAGCAGAAGGCAATATTGCTTTTGCCGACTTGTTTGACGATATACTCTGCTAAAGGAGCCGTCATCGATCGAGTATTGGGGACTGTCCGAAAAATATAGCTGCCAAAACCTGACAAATTATTCGTACTGCTGGTAGGTGTGATCATTACCAGTTTCTTTTCCTGATAAATTGGAGCGGCTGCTAAAGAGGCATTGCTGTCATTATGTCCGATTACCGCTAGAATTTTCGGATCATTTGCTAAGGCTGCTGCAACTTCTTTTGCAACTTCTGGACGGTTGTTGTCATTGACAATTTCAACTTGCAAACCGACACCGTTAATTCCTCCTCTAGCGTTGATTTCATCTTGAGCTTGGGCGACACCTCGGAGGATTTCTTGGGCAACATTGGGGTTGCTGCCGCTTGGCACGCTGACGGCAATTTTCAGAGAAGTGCGATCGCTTACTCTCGCATTATTCAAATAGATTACCGTTTCCGGGTCGTTGCGATTTTGTTGCAGCGAAGCCTGAAATTTTTGAACAGCTTCTTTGTAATCTCCTTTGGCAAAAGCTGTAACGCCTGCTTGCTTTTCGGCTGTTGTTTGCGATGTCAGCAATATCTGATTTCCTAAACTCATGCGAGTTGCGATCGCTCCGGGTGCGATCGGTGTCGGTGCCGCTGTAGATGTAGATGTAGATGTAGGTGTATTTGAAGTTTTGGCACTCAATAAACCGGGAAGGAACTTGTATGCGCCAAACCCAATTAAGCCGATGGCAATAATAAAAACAATGGGCGGCGGGCTGTTTTTTTTGTTAGTATCTTGATACATAATTTGTTCTCGGTATTTTGATACTGTAATTATTCATGCAACTACTGTTCACGTCAATTCATATAATTCATTAATTAAGTTCATAAAAGTCATATTTGTAATAGCTGTTGCAGGAAGTGCGATCGCCCTTATGAAAATCCGGCCCGCTAAACTAACGAGAATACGAGAATTATCAACAATAGTCTTGGAGGCGCGGGTGCTCAGAAACCGGGTTTTTTGCGAGAATACTTGGTTACAACCCACAGATTCAGTAAAAACCGGGTTTCTTTAATTGTGATGCGTAAGCCCCGTTGATATTAACCACCGCCACCGCCACCACCGCCACCACCGCCACCGCCGCCACCGCCACCGCCACCGCCACCACCGCCACCACCGCCACCACCGCCACCACCATCACTACTCGGATCTATGTAAGTCGTCACAACTATTTTTTCATGGTGATAACCGCAATTATTACAGTGATAGATAACTTTATCTTTCCCTTTAGTCTTTGGGGTAGCTGTAGAGATTACTTGTCTATTTTTGTCTAGCGTGAACTTTTTACATCTAAAACAGAATGTTATAAGATAGATGTAAATCGTCAGTAAGATTAAGTAAAGCAAAGATATCCATATCGGGAATGTCATTGCTGCTATGAATAATACAATCATTAAGAAGATGTCTAGAAAAAAGTTTCCTGTTCCCGAAGCAGTTTGAGATTGGTTGCCAGTTTGTTGCCAGCCAGGTTGAGGTATATTCAGAATCACCTGGGGAAATGCAATCTGCACTTCTAATTCTTGTTCCGGTGGAATAGGCTGACTTGCCACAAATTCAAATGTTTTAGGATCTACTTGACGGGGAACTGCTGCTGCACCAAAATTCGTAAACGAGAGAACTTTTCCTGACAAAGCATCGGGTAATTTCACCGTAACTTTTCCAGTATTAACTGGTGCTTTTCGACCCGCTGCAATCGCTTTCCAATAAACTTGAGTATTCTCACCATCTAACTGCAATCCGCCTACCACGCGATATTTGATGACAAAAGTATGTGATTCTGGCGCTTTTAATCGATGTTGCCAACGAATCCAAAGTTCATTGTTTTCAATCCCCGTGCTACTCGGAATTATTTGATTATTTTCTTGAACGGTGACATCTTTAATTTCATCTACCTTACTTAGAGGAATATAGCGATATCGTTCAGTGTTGTAGTCGGCTGTGAACACATATTTTTGGGTTTCGGTAACTAACATATCTCCGTTCGTCTGAACGTCGATGATGACGTTAATATTATCCCAGTAAAACGGTAATTGTTGGGCTGCTGCATGAGTGACTGTGACCATAAATACGGTCAAGGAGGTCATTAAGAAATAAATTATTTTTTTGAGGAGGCGTTGATTTCTCATATAATTTGTACGGGACAACTGTTGATTACAATTATTCAACAGGTTTCTTTTAAGGTCAATTCATTAAATTCATTAATTATGTTCATAAAAGTCATAGGTTTAGTCCAGTAGTCGGACAATCGAGTAGTCCGCCAGGGGTTTCAACCCCTGGCGGACTAATAGGCAAAGCCTGGGAACGAGTAATTTAATGTTGAAATGCCGCGCTTAACAAAGTTAAAACTGTACAACCAAACAAAGCTTCCAATGTATATCTGCGCGAAGGTTTGTAAGGGTAAGAATTCCAAACGCGCAATTCTCCATTAAAGCCGCGCGAGGCTAAACTCAGCGATACTTGACGGTAGTTTTCCAAAGTTCGCTGAAGCAATTGCCCGATTAAAATGCCTAAACTGTGCATTCCCAGCTTCCAAGTGCGGTAGCCGCAGCGCGAGTTTTGAGCAATCCAAAGTTCATCGGCGATCGCCAATAAGCTAAAAATAAACCGATACATTAGTAATAGCAGTTCTGTGACTAACTCTGGACAGCGTAATTGTCTGAGAATTTGCAAGATTTCGGTAAATGGAACCGTCAAAAGGATGAAATACATACAGCTTGTCGATGCGAAGGCGCGGGCAAACAGCAAGCTCACTTGGTATATTCCAGTGCGGCTCACATAGAGATAAAAAGTGCCGGTGCTAATGCCCCAACCTTGCCAAATATCCCACCCAATTGCAGGGATACGATCGCCCGCAACCGCACCCATCGCCAAAGCAGGCAAACTTGTCAGCAAAAACATCAACGGTAGCGACAGCAACCGCAAATACAGTTTCCCCGGAATACCCGCATAGACGACGATCCACACGGCCAACCACAGGGCGATCGACAATTGGACGATCGCCCCAGAAACCAGAGACAGAATTAAAAGGGCGATCGCAAAGGATAACTTGTGAGATGGCGGCAACCCCCGCAAGCGATTTGTATAAGCCA of Oscillatoria nigro-viridis PCC 7112 contains these proteins:
- a CDS encoding glycosyltransferase family 4 protein, translated to MKILMLSSTFPYPPSRGGTQVRTFNLLQYLSRRHHVILGTVRSPDVTDAQIDTLRQQVAELAVFPNPQLPPLVKGGLTLHQGLEEGFLPPPLNKGGTEGGFSEIIGKFHRFGRFLLSGTPPNVLSSYSQAMQNWADELVTAGKCDAVTCEHSVNEIYVRPEWRQKLLTVANIHSSVWGTCREMLATGTSEKPLRDRLNLPLLARYEKRYCSKFSRIVATTSTDREQLLELLLSPVRVRGKQDFFVPPIDVIPNGVDLAAFPYRSIDPGGHTLIFAGAMNNLPNIDAARFLSLQILPPLQQRYPDATLTLVGASPVPEVLALGKLPGIQVVGRVQRVAEYLHQAAVCVVPMRIGFGIKNKTLEAMAAGTPVVASDRGLEGLAVDGGPQLIRALRANKVQEYVEAITSLFENQQLRQELSASARSLVESQYTWDIIGRQYDRLLQF
- a CDS encoding tetratricopeptide repeat protein; the encoded protein is MDELSVKALLEDLKKPDESVRDRATTELWRTWFNQKGDYGMQILRRSQVLLDAGDVSRALDLLTKLIAEAPDFAEAWNRRAVLHYTQGNYKKSIDDCKIVLKLNPVHFGALHGLGLCYAALGEYINAIQAFRRALEIQPFALVNQKLILECTARLS
- a CDS encoding glycosyltransferase family 2 protein, which translates into the protein MPKISVCIPTCNRVHLLACAIASVLDQSYTDFELIVCDDGSTDSTPLLMSEFVDRGIRYIRHPQNIGKSNNMRSGFAAAKGEYFIKFDDDDRLSAQFLERTSAILDKDPSIDFVSTDHWVIDINNYIDENQTKLNSQRWGRTELSAGIIEDLLSAVFLRQSLQIGATLFRRRALEEVGFLRPNLQNCEDNDLFVRLAIADKKCYYLPELLMEYRVHAGQQGVDRAIPYLSDKLRYLLGYEFDSEKLETFRLKRIAETQLALGLRLIEVGETAKGRLMVRAGKSVSPAKMWAGLGLSLLPVEWRRRAFEFVRGLLKREL
- a CDS encoding DinB family protein, yielding MYDGSYYQLMAEYNCWMNQKIYSVCSAIPDEQRKQDMGAFFKSIHGTLNHLLYGDKAWMGRFTLHPFYVTAIGQELYAEFEALRAERETTDRQIIEWSRHLNSDWLSQPFEYTSNVDGKCRVLPTWVLVTHMFNHQTHHRGQITTLLKQLGYDPGVTDIPWLPAISIG
- a CDS encoding putative quinol monooxygenase encodes the protein MTGLHFGRGAIAIYGKKCAIVCYNSQHHKLKVPINFIAMQYVLIIHEVENYEAWKQVFDRAESIRKEAGERSYQVLKYENEPNKIVHFSAWTSIADARAFFESPRLVKIREEAGVKAPEFIYLDQLESGVL
- a CDS encoding diacylglycerol/polyprenol kinase family protein, which gives rise to MSIFAEIPTVWLQISLVGVWLGVILLVAEGLNRFTSVDAEVSRKVVHIGTGNVILLAWWLEIPGWVGISAGVLAGAIALISYQVPILPSLNSINRHSWGTFFYAVSISVLVAWFWPLQHQEYAALGILVMTWGDGLAAVIGQKYGKHIYRVWGMKKSWEGSATMYLVSFAVSSLILLAVQGAVWQTWAVSAVVALVAATLESVSKVGIDNLTVPICSGAIAFFLNQFLIIGNV
- a CDS encoding energy-coupling factor ABC transporter ATP-binding protein; this translates as MSEWILEFAATSYSYPCGSRVAIQGLNLKVPAGKRCGLIGQNGCGKTTFFLLANGLYQPQQGIISWQGEPFRYDRKSLMQLRQQIGLVFQNPEHQLVASTVEEDISYGLYNLGLRESEIAQQVQQAIEQFDLSELAREPIHNLSLGQKKRVSIADIMVLKPKLLLLDEPTAYLDPRHTRQLIGLLQQIHSAGTTILLASHDLDFIYRWADWVFVMDRGKLILEGTPETVFAQRDVLEQLQLGVPLAIELMEQIRAMFLTDDRSKIPAFEQWEQQILQARRLL